A window of the Phragmites australis chromosome 20, lpPhrAust1.1, whole genome shotgun sequence genome harbors these coding sequences:
- the LOC133901610 gene encoding formate--tetrahydrofolate ligase-like: MDLPAPPTNYPKTLSSIILCRRRPDARAGRRPEAINNCAGQRLSRPIVFPPRASAHDNHHNSLLQPPGRDRERAVVARSGAVVAPPLPPPLLLPEMPSPTIRRLEVASPVPADIDIANSVESLPIADIAAELRLRPEHYDLYGKYKAKVLLSVLDELKGQQDGYYVVVGGITPTPLGEGKSTTTVGLCQALGAFLDKKVVTCLRQPSQGPTFGIKGGAAGGGYSQVIPMDEFNLHLTGDIHAITAANNLLAAAIDTRIFHENSQSDKALFNRLCPPNKEGKRRFADVMLRRLMKLGISKTDPNELTPDEVRRFARLDIDPESITWRRVMDVNDRFLRKITIGQGPEEKGMVRETGFDISVASEIMAVLALTTSLADMRERLGRMVIGNSKSGEPITADDLGVGGALTVLMKDAIHPTLMQTLEGTPVLVHAGPFANIAHGNSSIVADKIALKLVGKGGFVVTEAGFGADIGTEKFMDIKCRYSGLVPQCAIIVATIRALKMHGGGPEVVAGKPLDHAYVSENVALVEAGCVNLAKHISNTRSYGVNVVVAINKFASDTEAEMNAVQNAAMAAGAFDAVVCTHHAHGGKGAVDLGLAVQRACESQAEPLKFLYPLESSIKEKIESIAKFYGASGVEYSEQAEKKIEMYTKQGFSNLPICMAKTQYSFSHVPSMKGAPTDFVLPIRDVRASIGAGFIYPLVGTMSTMPGLPTRPCFYEIDVDTATGKVMGLS; encoded by the exons ATGGATCTGCCTGCCCCACCAACCAATTATCCGAAAACTTTATCCTCCATTATCTTATGCCGTCGTCGTCCTGACGCGAGGGCGGGGAGGAGGCCGGAGGCAATAAACAATTGCGCGGGCCAGAGGCTTTCCCGTCCAATCGTCTTCCCTCCACGAGCCTCAGCGCACGACAACCACCACAACTCGCTGCTGCAGCCACCCGGCCGCGACCGCGAGCGAGCCGTCGTTGCAAGATCCGGCGCCGTCgtcgcgccgccgctgcccccGCCGCTGTTGCTGCCGGAGATGCCGAGCCCGACGATCCGGAGGCTGGAAGTGGCCTCGCCGGTGCCGGCGGACATCGACATCGCCAACTCCGTTGAGTCGCTCCCGATCGCCGACAtcgccgccgagctccgcctCCGCCCCGAGCACTACGACCTCTacggcaagtacaaggccaag gtattactgtcggttcttgATGAGCTTAAGGGGCAGCAGGACGGGTACTACGTCGTGGTGGGCGGCATCACGCCGACGCCGCTCGGGGAGGGCAAGTCGACCACCACCGTCGGGCTGTGCCAGGCTCTGGGGGCGTTCCTTGATAAAAAG GTTGTCACTTGCCTCCGTCAACCATCACAAGGGCCTACCTTTGGAATCAAGGGAGGTGCAGCTGGAGGTGGCTACAGCCAAGTTATACCCATGGATGAGTTCAATCTTCATCTGACTGGCGATATCCATGCAATTACAGCTGCAAACAATCTTCTGGCTGCTGCTATTGATACAAGGATCTTCCATGAAAATTCTCAGTCAGACAAAGCACTGTTCAACAGGTTGTGTCCACCAAACAAAGAAGGCAAGAGGCGCTTTGCTGATGTAATGCTCAGACGTCTGATGAAGCTTGGCATTTCAAAGACAGACCCTAATGAGCTTACACCAGATGAAGTTAGGCGTTTTGCAAGGCTCGATATTGACCCTGAGTCCATTACATGGAGACGGGTAATGGATGTCAATGATCGTTTCCTGAGGAAAATCACTATCGGACAGGGCCCTGAAGAAAAAGGTATGGTGAGAGAAACAGGCTTTGACATATCAGTGGCCAGTGAGATAATGGCTGTATTAGCCCTTACAACTTCACTTGCCGACATGAGAGAGAGGCTTGGAAGAATGGTGATAGGGAACAGCAAGTCAGGTGAGCCGATTACTGCTGATGACCTTGGTGTTGGAGGTGCCTTGACTGTCCTAATGAAAGATGCTATTCATCCCACCCTCATGCAAACTCTTGAAGGCACACCAGTTTTAGTACATGCTGGACCATTTGCTAACATAGCTCATGGAAACTCTTCAATAGTTGCTGATAAGATTGCTTTAAAGTTGGTTGGAAAGGGTGGCTTTGTTGTTACAGAGGCAGGTTTTGGTGCTGATATTGGAACTGAGAAGTTCATGGATATAAAGTGTAGGTATAGTGGATTGGTGCCACAGTGTGCTATTATTGTGGCCACAATTAGAGCTCTTAAAATGCATGGAGGGGGCCCAGAGGTTGTGGCTGGAAAGCCTCTAGATCATGCGTATGTGAGTGAAAATGTGGCCCTTGTTGAAGCTGGATGTGTCAATCTGGCTAAACATATATCAAACACTAGGAGTTATGGAGTTAATGTTGTAGTCGCAATCAACAAATTCGCATCAGATACTGAAGCAGAAATGAATGCGGTGCAAAATGCCGCTATGGCTGCTGGTGCTTTTGATGCTGTTGTGTGCACACACCATGCGCATGGTGGTAAAGGAGCG GTTGACCTTGGACTGGCAGTTCAACGAGCATGTGAAAGCCAGGCAGAGCCTCTGAAATTTTTGTATCCTTTGGAATCTAGCATAAAGGAGAAGATTGAATCAATAGCTAAGTTCTATGGTGCTAGTGGCGTCGAATATTCTGAACAG GCTGAGAAGAAGATTGAGATGTACACCAAACAAGGGTTCTCGAACCTCCCCATATGCATGGCGAAAACTCAGTACTCGTTCTCACACGTTCCGTCTATGAAGGGCGCCCCGACCGACTTTGTTCTGCCGATAAGAGATGTGAGGGCCAGCATTGGAGCTGGGTTCATCTACCCGCTCGTCGGCACCATGAGCACAATGCCTGGCCTTCCTACAAGACCCTGCTTCTATGAGATCGACGTCGACACAGCCACCGGGAAAGTCATGGGCCTGTCATGA